The DNA region aggcATCTTATGTAAACTATTATGATAGGGTCAAGCAAGGCCATTCAAGGGCATTGTATACAACTGCACTTGAGCCTTGGGTCTCTAGGGGGCACGCTGACACTGCCTGCCCCACTGAATGAGCAGAATACtttcagcagcagtgcagctctTACTGATTGCTCTGGGTTGATTCCTGTGGGCAACAAAAAATTAGCACCAGAGCTGTAACCTTGCATAATGCTGCTAAAACATGAATATGTAAATCATAGCAGTGGGGAGCGCATCTGAGTATCTGCCGAATTTTAGTGTGTCACTGTTAACCTTTTAACCCTGAACCTATTTCTAAATGAGTGTAAACACAGCTGTAACGAGCTGTCTGAGATGTCTGTGACCAATCTGTGTTTGGTGGGTGTAAGGCATTCTTTGCAGCCAAACAGGAGTTGACAGATTTGAATCAACAGTGTGGGTGCATCATCCGCAGgaaaacttaaaaaatgtacaaaaataagaggaaaaaagtTGTCACAAGTAGGCATCATCCATGTGCTGCAGGATAAACTGCTAATATTTTAGAGGTAAACGTTGTcttcaaactgcaaaaacagcatCTTTAAACCAACCCCACAGTCTTGTAAGCCACAGGCTAACACCCAGGTCTGACAAATATTGGATTTCCGGTGTGAGCATTTTTTCACAGATTCTCCTGAGTTTGGGATCaatatttttcttcatgttgtACCCCAGGATGGAGGACTCTCCAACTGGCTGCCAGGGCAAGAAACGTCTGTCCTGAATCTTTTGGGCTTCGACGGCCCCTCCATCCTCGATACAAATGGCTGCCATCTCAGCATTCCTTCTTCGCAGCTCGTTCACCTCCtgtttcattctttctctcccGTACGCCTCTACTCTGGCCCAGAAGGTAGCATTAAAGTGCTGATAGAGACTCCAGTCGGCCCCATTCCACCGTAAAGCTTTGGCTCTCATCTCAGGGGTCAGTCGGGATACAGATGAGCTCTTGCGAGCATTGAGTTTGAAGTACAGGATGTCCTCCATGGTCCAACAGAGTGTGTCCTTAAGCAGGATAAGAGACTCCTCAAAGTATTCTGATATGAGAACCAGATGAAAACGCTTCGATAAGTTATTAATACCCCTCATTACACGAGGATCGTCAGCCTCTAAGTTGTTATCAAAACCAAAGTCAAAAAAGAGCAGATTTTTCAGATAGAAAGAGTTGAAAGCCTCTGGGCTGTAGAAGGTCTGAGGATTGTTTAGAAACTCTGCCAGTTTACTCTCTCCACTGATTCTCCACGTGAGCGGAACTGCTCTGTGATAATAGTGGAAGGACGACTCAAAGAGATCCACCGGGTCTCGTAGGATGGTGATGTAGACGGCATCTGGAGGCAGGAGCTTGGCTACTTCTTGACGGTCAAAGCGCATGTGGTTGCAAACAATGTTGAAACAGTCTCCAGGCCTGTAGCCCTTCACCTGGGAGCACAGGAAAGGCGCTGGGTAGAAGAAGTCATTGCGGCCGTCAGGGAAGGCGAATTTAAGCTTGTGCTTTTCTCCAAACCTAAAGAGGATGTTGAGTATGGTGCTACTTGCAGTTTTATGGGTCTTCATGAACATGATGTTCACCGTGGGGGAGCACTGTTCCGACTGGGATTTCGTACTTTGAGAAGACGTGGTCTTATTTTTCTTCAGTAATTTTTCCATGCTGAGAGGACACGTGTCTCCTTGGGAGCCtctacaaataaaatatatggaTTAGTAAAAACAGATCAACTGACTTAGCTCAATCAAATAttgcttttctttcacatttttacCTAATCTTCACTTGGGTTGGGTTCGTCAAGCAGTACAGCACCAGCATGATGTTGGTCAGTAAAACCCAGAGAATCAGCCCTTGAATCATGAATGTGCACTTGCCTCCTTTGATGCCAGACATCATTAAAGTCCAAACATGAACCTGAGAatcaaattaaaggaaaacattaCAGGGAAAAGATCAATGAGGCTCTGAAGTTTTAGTGCGAACCTCGCTGTGCGGTTTTCTTTCACACCCAATGAGCAGCTACAGGAAGCTCACACTTGCCAAATAATGACGCCGCAAGATCGCCAAGGTAAAAAGAACTATAAACTGTAGGATAAGAAAAGCGCTGATGGAGACAAGAGCAAGAAAACTGCTGTGTCATTCTTTCTGTCAAATTCCAAACAGATTCCCCCATGTTTA from Pempheris klunzingeri isolate RE-2024b chromosome 19, fPemKlu1.hap1, whole genome shotgun sequence includes:
- the gal3st1b gene encoding galactosylceramide sulfotransferase — protein: MMSGIKGGKCTFMIQGLILWVLLTNIMLVLYCLTNPTQVKIRGSQGDTCPLSMEKLLKKNKTTSSQSTKSQSEQCSPTVNIMFMKTHKTASSTILNILFRFGEKHKLKFAFPDGRNDFFYPAPFLCSQVKGYRPGDCFNIVCNHMRFDRQEVAKLLPPDAVYITILRDPVDLFESSFHYYHRAVPLTWRISGESKLAEFLNNPQTFYSPEAFNSFYLKNLLFFDFGFDNNLEADDPRVMRGINNLSKRFHLVLISEYFEESLILLKDTLCWTMEDILYFKLNARKSSSVSRLTPEMRAKALRWNGADWSLYQHFNATFWARVEAYGRERMKQEVNELRRRNAEMAAICIEDGGAVEAQKIQDRRFLPWQPVGESSILGYNMKKNIDPKLRRICEKMLTPEIQYLSDLGVSLWLTRLWGWFKDAVFAV